A single genomic interval of Candidatus Equadaptatus faecalis harbors:
- a CDS encoding pyridoxal phosphate-dependent aminotransferase, translating to MATKVTFPNARMASIPMSGGIREILSRANVLEAEGKKIIHMEIGRPDFDSPVSAKDAAIRALQNGDVHYTDMGGTQELREAVAAKYKRVNNMDVDPDKNIVITVGAIEALTATLLTLCEPGDEIILPAPYFSAYADQMAIAQVKLVPVMTSMEDNFELRPEALAKAITPKTKAILINTPNNPCGAVYTKENLSAIAKIAIENDLWVLSDEPYESFLYEGEHVSIASLPGMKERTVTLSAASKTWSMTGWRVGWIICPDAMRPYVNKCHQNLTTCATAFAQAGVAEAFRSADEDVKTMVAEYKRRRDMVMNWFAKIDAFDYVVPKGAFYAFPSIKKLKTDGFKFCSWLLENAGVSTVPGEVFGCPGHIRLAYCRDYDYLEEGMERIKNAVEKL from the coding sequence ATGGCAACCAAAGTTACATTCCCGAACGCAAGAATGGCGTCAATCCCAATGTCGGGAGGCATCCGCGAAATACTTTCCCGTGCGAACGTGCTTGAAGCCGAAGGAAAAAAGATAATTCACATGGAAATCGGACGCCCCGATTTTGATTCGCCGGTATCCGCAAAAGACGCGGCGATACGCGCGCTTCAGAACGGCGACGTGCACTACACGGACATGGGCGGCACTCAGGAGCTCCGCGAAGCGGTAGCCGCCAAATACAAACGCGTCAACAATATGGACGTTGACCCTGACAAAAACATAGTAATAACGGTCGGCGCAATCGAAGCCCTGACGGCGACGCTTCTTACGCTCTGCGAGCCCGGAGACGAAATAATTCTTCCCGCGCCTTATTTCTCAGCGTACGCAGACCAGATGGCAATAGCTCAGGTCAAACTTGTCCCCGTTATGACAAGCATGGAAGACAATTTCGAGCTTCGTCCGGAAGCGCTTGCGAAAGCAATTACGCCGAAAACGAAAGCAATCCTCATCAACACGCCCAACAACCCCTGCGGCGCAGTCTATACGAAAGAAAACCTCAGCGCAATCGCGAAAATTGCGATAGAAAATGACCTCTGGGTGCTCTCCGACGAGCCGTACGAAAGCTTCCTCTACGAGGGCGAGCACGTCAGCATTGCGAGCCTTCCCGGAATGAAAGAACGCACGGTAACGCTCTCGGCAGCGTCAAAAACGTGGTCAATGACAGGCTGGCGTGTCGGCTGGATAATCTGCCCTGACGCAATGCGCCCCTACGTCAACAAATGCCACCAGAACCTTACGACATGCGCAACGGCATTCGCGCAGGCAGGCGTAGCGGAAGCCTTCCGCAGCGCAGACGAAGACGTCAAAACGATGGTCGCAGAATACAAACGCCGCCGCGACATGGTTATGAACTGGTTTGCGAAAATCGACGCATTTGACTACGTCGTTCCGAAAGGCGCCTTCTACGCCTTCCCGAGCATTAAGAAACTTAAAACAGACGGCTTCAAATTCTGTTCGTGGCTGCTTGAAAACGCAGGCGTTTCAACGGTTCCCGGTGAAGTATTCGGCTGCCCCGGACACATCCGCCTTGCATACTGCAGAGACTACGACTACCTCGAAGAGGGAATGGAAAGAATTAAAAACGCGGTGGAAAAACTGTAA
- a CDS encoding FAD-binding protein, which translates to MRKYNKVTDGIIAKLREICGAENVWTEGGKIADCSHDETSVLTEAKYSKPDVVVAPCCAEEVSQILKLANENVIPVTPRGGGTGLSGGSIPVCGGITICDDRLNKILEIDRQNLLAVVQPGVVTAHINAEANKYGLWYCGYPMSVDECHIGGNIAENAGGGMALKYGVTMRHVLGLEVVTATGEILQLGGKLMKNVTGFNLKELFIGSEGTLGFVTKIIVKLQPVPKYRKALLALFKNTDDAIAAVPQVITKVGVVPSATEFIDRYCYEASCNFLGAKLPIEGVGATLLIEFDGTDEALTLAIAEKAGNVCVDGGAINIFVAENDEMRDKLWSVRSHIDEALRVTDPTHIDEDTVVPVSEIAAFCREIYAIGDKYGVKIVNFGHAGDGNLHPTIARKEGLTDSEWEVLAEKVVSDIFKLAKSFGGVLSGEHGVGLTRTAYYKELCEPNEYSLTLSIKKLLDPNGIMNPGKVFPLEDI; encoded by the coding sequence ATGAGAAAGTACAACAAGGTTACTGACGGGATTATTGCCAAACTGCGCGAAATTTGCGGCGCGGAGAACGTTTGGACGGAGGGCGGAAAGATTGCCGACTGTTCGCACGACGAAACTTCCGTACTCACAGAGGCAAAGTACAGCAAACCCGACGTCGTTGTCGCGCCCTGCTGCGCCGAGGAGGTTTCGCAGATTTTGAAGCTGGCGAATGAGAACGTCATTCCAGTTACCCCCCGCGGAGGAGGCACAGGGCTTTCAGGAGGCTCTATTCCTGTCTGCGGCGGCATTACGATATGCGACGACAGGCTGAACAAAATTCTTGAAATAGACAGGCAGAATCTTCTGGCTGTCGTACAGCCGGGCGTTGTAACGGCGCACATCAACGCCGAGGCGAACAAATACGGTCTCTGGTACTGCGGATATCCGATGAGCGTTGACGAATGCCACATCGGAGGGAATATCGCCGAAAACGCGGGCGGAGGCATGGCTCTGAAGTACGGCGTCACAATGCGCCACGTGCTCGGGCTTGAGGTTGTCACCGCAACGGGCGAGATTTTGCAGCTCGGCGGAAAGCTCATGAAGAACGTCACAGGCTTTAACCTCAAGGAGCTTTTCATAGGTTCCGAAGGCACTCTCGGCTTTGTAACGAAGATTATCGTCAAGCTTCAGCCTGTTCCGAAGTACAGAAAAGCGCTGCTTGCCCTTTTCAAAAACACAGACGACGCGATAGCCGCTGTTCCTCAGGTGATTACAAAGGTCGGCGTAGTTCCTTCGGCAACGGAGTTTATCGACCGTTACTGCTACGAAGCGTCGTGCAATTTCCTTGGCGCAAAGCTTCCGATAGAGGGCGTGGGCGCAACTCTGCTGATAGAGTTTGACGGAACTGACGAAGCATTGACTTTGGCAATAGCCGAGAAGGCGGGCAATGTGTGCGTTGACGGCGGCGCGATAAACATTTTCGTCGCGGAAAATGACGAAATGCGCGACAAACTTTGGTCTGTCCGCTCGCACATTGATGAGGCTCTCCGCGTAACAGACCCGACGCATATTGACGAGGACACGGTTGTCCCCGTTTCGGAAATCGCGGCGTTCTGCAGGGAAATTTACGCAATCGGCGATAAATACGGCGTTAAAATCGTTAATTTCGGACATGCGGGCGACGGCAACCTTCACCCGACAATCGCAAGAAAAGAAGGTCTTACCGACAGCGAATGGGAAGTGCTGGCAGAAAAGGTCGTCAGCGACATTTTCAAGCTTGCAAAGAGCTTCGGCGGCGTGCTTTCGGGCGAACACGGCGTCGGTCTGACGCGCACGGCATACTACAAAGAACTTTGCGAGCCAAACGAATACAGCCTTACTCTTTCAATCAAGAAACTGCTGGATCCCAACGGCATTATGAACCCGGGCAAAGTTTTCCCACTCGAAGACATCTAA
- a CDS encoding cupin domain-containing protein gives ILEGMAFIAANRMELEPNATIGLHTHVDDEEVYAIFSGEGIFEYGEGECPALPGDVFVTHKGMSHALRNTSSTEPLVFFAVVAKK, from the coding sequence ATTCTCGAAGGTATGGCTTTTATTGCAGCGAACAGAATGGAGCTGGAGCCCAATGCGACCATAGGTCTTCACACGCACGTTGACGACGAAGAGGTGTACGCGATTTTCTCCGGCGAGGGAATTTTTGAATACGGCGAGGGCGAATGCCCTGCTCTGCCGGGCGACGTTTTCGTTACTCACAAAGGAATGTCGCACGCGCTCAGAAACACGAGCAGCACCGAGCCTCTCGTTTTCTTCGCCGTCGTGGCAAAGAAATAG